The following proteins are co-located in the Caldisericum sp. genome:
- a CDS encoding MoxR family ATPase, with translation MELDKRIKKVVDNVEKVIFGKRETILLSLTPLIAEGHLIYVDIPGVGKTTLAESIARSIDVLTSRIQFTADLLPTDITGVTVYNKETNTFEFRKGPIFANIVIGDEINRAPPKTQSALLEGMSERTVSVDNKRYELPNPFMVIATENPVEFAGTYPLPESELDRFMISLEVGYPESSYELEILQKGKKLEAKDLNPVLTINELKEIIEEAKNVLIEESVLNYLYEIVKKTRTSKYIRLGLSTRGAIDFVKAVKAFAKISGRNFVIPEDVKKLAKPVLKHRLIFKEYEEKLKDEIIETIIYETQVPI, from the coding sequence ATGGAATTAGATAAAAGAATTAAAAAGGTTGTAGATAATGTAGAGAAAGTTATTTTCGGTAAAAGGGAAACAATACTTCTTTCACTAACCCCACTAATAGCCGAAGGGCACCTCATTTATGTAGATATACCTGGTGTTGGAAAAACAACACTTGCAGAATCGATAGCAAGATCTATTGATGTTTTAACTTCGAGAATTCAATTCACAGCGGATCTACTTCCAACTGATATTACGGGTGTAACGGTTTATAACAAGGAAACAAATACTTTTGAGTTTAGAAAAGGACCAATATTTGCAAATATAGTAATTGGCGATGAAATAAACAGGGCTCCCCCAAAGACCCAATCTGCACTTCTTGAAGGTATGAGCGAAAGAACAGTTTCAGTTGACAACAAAAGGTATGAACTTCCAAATCCCTTTATGGTTATCGCAACGGAAAACCCGGTTGAATTTGCTGGCACCTATCCACTCCCTGAAAGTGAACTTGATAGGTTTATGATATCTCTTGAAGTAGGATACCCAGAAAGCAGTTACGAACTTGAGATACTCCAAAAGGGAAAGAAGCTTGAAGCAAAAGATTTAAATCCTGTGCTTACCATTAACGAACTCAAGGAAATAATAGAGGAAGCAAAAAATGTGTTAATAGAAGAGAGCGTTCTAAATTACCTCTATGAAATTGTTAAAAAGACAAGAACCTCAAAATACATAAGGCTTGGATTAAGCACAAGAGGCGCAATAGATTTTGTTAAGGCGGTAAAAGCTTTTGCAAAAATAAGCGGAAGAAATTTTGTAATACCAGAGGATGTTAAAAAACTTGCAAAGCCCGTTCTTAAACACAGGTTAATTTTCAAGGAATACGAAGAAAAACTTAAGGATGAAATTATTGAAACCATCATTTACGAGACGCAAGTTCCCATATAG
- a CDS encoding CBS domain-containing protein, protein MSNNTVILTHAGADFDAIASVFACSKLYPGSVVIHPGSTDINAQKIISLFSPILNFKKMRDLPKDFFENISRIVIVDTRLKNRIGNGVELLEKKNAQIVVIDHHPGETDIENAIVVGKNVGANTTILVNLLRLKKVRLTPIEATILALGIYEDTGSLSFASVTSEDFKALEFLFSFGVDMKLVHRFTSPFLQEEQVGLLKTLLEKLKEYNVNGNKIGITYAEIEKYVPGVSILAHKILEMVDLDVIFVLVKIGNTVHIIGRSVGESFNLSEVAESLNGGGHPTAISATMDGESIESVSKKILEIVNSSNFYSLKAKDIMSSPVKTIPSSTTVKEAFEIMVKMGFSGLPIEENGKVIGIIEKKNIEKAFLFGKKNSSVKQFYSPRIVTVEAFANLREIEDKMVNEDVGRVLVEHNGKIVGIISRSDLLKAYKFEDMMREIPRSITKTHIPDRKYIAKVIANATSKETFKLLKEFGKIGSSLNLEIYLVGGAIRDALLGKKIVDFDFVTTEAIALGNELRKRFDGIIDIFEETETVHFVYNNMNFDFVTARREYYVENSLVPIVEKATLKEDLARRDFTINAMAVDLREKTFGTLYDYFNGYEDLLKGIIRVLKPFSFIEDPSRIFRAIKYTVELGFKLSKETEALLKKAVEIGALFSSRSQRVQEELKELLTKNEIDTVLQLFGNYGITKELFRINNIPKATVNAIKSFYKHEFDTTKRLKAILFLIFLPKGKINEEEINRIFGIKKNDILKMNEAISILKGLNKAIKTEDKANLVVRLNRIEQIYIEAYYFKAKGIAKKFLKEYLRSLRFIRNELKGEDLKKLGLKEGPQYRKIFDTLTSLRIKGEIKDKNDEIKYLLAHKGEFEWN, encoded by the coding sequence ATGAGCAATAACACAGTAATTTTAACTCACGCAGGAGCGGACTTTGACGCTATAGCATCTGTATTTGCTTGCTCAAAACTTTATCCAGGCTCAGTTGTCATTCACCCAGGCTCAACCGACATAAATGCACAAAAGATAATTTCTCTATTCTCACCAATTCTTAACTTCAAAAAGATGAGAGATCTTCCAAAAGATTTTTTTGAGAATATTTCAAGGATAGTTATTGTTGATACAAGACTTAAAAATAGAATAGGAAATGGCGTAGAACTATTGGAGAAAAAGAATGCACAAATTGTAGTTATAGATCATCACCCAGGAGAGACAGACATAGAAAACGCAATTGTTGTAGGTAAAAATGTCGGTGCAAACACAACAATTCTTGTTAATCTATTAAGGCTTAAGAAAGTCCGCCTTACTCCAATAGAAGCAACAATTCTCGCTCTTGGCATTTATGAAGACACAGGCTCATTATCGTTTGCTTCTGTTACAAGCGAGGACTTTAAAGCTCTTGAGTTTCTGTTCTCATTTGGTGTTGATATGAAACTTGTCCATAGATTTACATCCCCATTCCTTCAGGAAGAACAAGTTGGACTGTTGAAAACACTTCTTGAAAAATTAAAGGAATACAACGTGAACGGCAACAAAATTGGCATTACCTACGCAGAAATTGAAAAATATGTCCCAGGGGTTTCTATACTTGCACACAAAATCCTTGAAATGGTTGATCTCGATGTAATATTCGTTCTCGTTAAAATAGGGAATACAGTTCATATAATTGGAAGAAGCGTAGGTGAATCGTTCAACTTAAGTGAAGTTGCAGAATCTTTGAACGGTGGCGGGCATCCCACTGCAATTTCTGCAACAATGGATGGAGAATCTATCGAAAGTGTTTCAAAGAAAATACTTGAAATTGTTAATTCCTCAAACTTTTATTCTCTTAAGGCAAAAGACATAATGAGTTCTCCTGTAAAAACTATCCCATCAAGTACGACTGTTAAAGAAGCTTTTGAAATTATGGTTAAGATGGGTTTTTCCGGACTTCCAATTGAGGAAAACGGAAAAGTCATAGGGATTATAGAAAAAAAGAATATTGAAAAAGCGTTTCTCTTTGGTAAAAAGAATAGTTCAGTAAAACAATTCTATTCGCCAAGGATCGTTACTGTTGAAGCATTCGCAAACCTAAGAGAAATTGAAGATAAAATGGTAAATGAAGATGTGGGAAGAGTCCTTGTAGAACATAACGGGAAAATAGTTGGGATAATCTCCCGAAGCGACTTACTTAAGGCATACAAATTCGAAGACATGATGAGAGAAATTCCAAGATCTATCACAAAAACACATATTCCCGACAGAAAATACATTGCAAAAGTTATTGCAAATGCAACAAGCAAAGAAACATTTAAACTGTTAAAAGAATTTGGAAAAATTGGAAGTAGTCTTAATCTTGAAATATACCTTGTAGGCGGCGCAATAAGAGATGCACTACTTGGAAAGAAAATTGTAGACTTCGACTTTGTAACAACGGAGGCAATCGCACTGGGAAACGAATTAAGAAAAAGATTTGACGGAATTATTGATATATTTGAAGAAACAGAGACAGTACATTTCGTATATAACAATATGAATTTTGATTTTGTTACAGCAAGAAGAGAATATTATGTTGAGAATTCACTTGTTCCGATTGTGGAAAAAGCAACATTAAAAGAGGACCTTGCAAGAAGGGATTTTACAATAAACGCAATGGCGGTAGACCTTAGAGAAAAAACCTTTGGAACACTTTACGATTACTTCAATGGATACGAAGACTTGTTAAAGGGAATTATACGAGTGCTTAAACCATTTTCCTTTATAGAGGACCCCTCGAGAATTTTTAGAGCAATAAAATATACGGTCGAACTTGGTTTTAAGCTTTCAAAAGAGACAGAAGCGCTTCTCAAAAAGGCAGTCGAAATTGGAGCACTTTTCTCAAGTAGATCGCAAAGAGTTCAAGAGGAACTGAAGGAACTTCTAACAAAAAACGAAATAGATACGGTTCTGCAACTTTTCGGGAATTATGGAATTACAAAAGAGTTATTTAGGATTAACAATATCCCAAAAGCAACTGTGAACGCAATCAAGTCTTTTTACAAACACGAGTTTGACACGACAAAGAGGCTAAAAGCAATTCTTTTTCTTATATTCCTTCCGAAAGGAAAAATTAACGAAGAGGAAATCAATCGTATTTTTGGCATTAAGAAGAACGATATTCTAAAAATGAATGAGGCTATATCTATTTTAAAAGGCTTGAATAAGGCAATCAAAACTGAAGACAAAGCAAACCTTGTTGTAAGACTTAATAGAATCGAGCAAATTTATATTGAGGCGTATTACTTTAAAGCAAAAGGAATAGCTAAGAAATTCCTGAAAGAGTATTTAAGAAGCCTGAGATTCATAAGAAACGAACTTAAAGGTGAGGACCTTAAGAAACTTGGCTTAAAGGAAGGACCACAATACAGAAAGATTTTTGATACATTAACTTCCTTGAGAATAAAAGGAGAAATCAAAGACAAAAATGACGAAATAAAATATCTTTTAGCGCATAAGGGAGAGTTTGAATGGAATTAG
- a CDS encoding pyrimidine-nucleoside phosphorylase, with translation MSIVEIIEKKKYGKPLQDSEIKEIVMGYVEGTVPDYQMAAFLMAVWFRGMSDRELSTLTDVMIHSGKTIDLSRINGIKVDKHSSGGVADTVTIPLVPIVASLGVPVAKMSGRGLGHTGGTIDKLESIPGFRVEIPIEEFIAIVNRVGGAIISQSSELVPADKKIYALRDVTGTVDSIPLIASSIMSKKIASGTDAIVLDVKVGNGAFMENLEDALKLAEAMVRIGNSLGRETVAYITDMNEPLGDAIGNSIEVEEAINILKGKGSKRLFEVIETLGSEMLRLGGRVSDIESGKKLIREAIESGKALLKLAEIIEAQGGNKDVINNYSLLPQAKFRKPLIAQKSGYISKIDTKGIGRLAQFLGAGREKKEDTIDLSCGIIFPMKIGDKIETGQEIGTILANNEAKLEEAIKRFNMLFEVEETPVETPPLIYYRVSREGVHKLF, from the coding sequence ATGAGTATCGTAGAAATTATAGAAAAGAAAAAATACGGAAAACCTCTCCAGGATTCGGAAATAAAAGAAATTGTAATGGGCTATGTCGAAGGGACAGTGCCAGATTACCAAATGGCTGCATTCCTTATGGCAGTGTGGTTTAGAGGAATGTCTGATAGAGAACTTTCAACATTAACTGATGTAATGATTCATAGTGGAAAAACTATAGATCTTTCAAGAATTAACGGCATAAAAGTTGACAAACATAGTTCTGGTGGAGTAGCAGATACAGTGACAATACCCCTTGTACCAATTGTTGCATCTTTGGGTGTACCTGTTGCCAAGATGTCTGGAAGAGGATTGGGACATACGGGTGGAACTATTGACAAACTTGAGTCAATCCCAGGATTCAGGGTTGAAATACCAATTGAAGAGTTCATTGCCATTGTAAACAGAGTTGGCGGTGCAATTATTTCGCAAAGTTCTGAACTTGTTCCTGCGGATAAAAAAATCTACGCTCTTAGAGATGTAACAGGAACTGTAGATAGCATTCCTCTTATTGCCTCAAGTATAATGAGCAAAAAAATCGCATCTGGAACTGATGCTATAGTACTTGATGTAAAAGTCGGGAATGGGGCATTTATGGAAAATCTTGAGGATGCATTGAAACTTGCAGAAGCAATGGTAAGAATTGGAAACTCTCTTGGAAGAGAAACAGTTGCTTATATAACAGATATGAACGAGCCCCTTGGTGATGCAATTGGAAATTCGATTGAAGTTGAGGAAGCAATCAATATTTTAAAAGGAAAGGGAAGTAAAAGACTTTTTGAAGTAATTGAAACTCTTGGAAGCGAAATGTTACGGCTCGGGGGACGTGTTTCTGATATAGAATCTGGCAAAAAGCTCATAAGAGAAGCTATTGAAAGCGGAAAAGCGCTTTTGAAACTTGCCGAGATAATCGAAGCACAGGGCGGAAACAAGGATGTAATTAACAACTATTCGCTTCTTCCACAGGCGAAATTTAGAAAACCTTTAATAGCTCAAAAATCAGGCTATATATCAAAAATCGATACAAAAGGCATTGGAAGACTTGCACAATTTTTAGGTGCAGGAAGAGAAAAGAAAGAGGACACTATTGATTTATCTTGCGGTATTATATTTCCAATGAAAATCGGTGACAAAATCGAAACTGGGCAAGAAATCGGAACAATTCTTGCAAACAATGAGGCTAAATTAGAAGAAGCAATTAAAAGATTTAACATGCTTTTTGAAGTGGAGGAAACACCCGTAGAGACGCCACCTTTAATCTACTATAGGGTTTCAAGAGAAGGGGTGCATAAACTCTTCTAA
- a CDS encoding purine-nucleoside phosphorylase, which translates to MEELNKFFEPFKSKYAPDFAIITGTGLGSMLEKAEIYERIPYKEIPNFPVSTVLGHASELVFGKLGKHNVIFFNGRFHYYEGYSMKEVTMTVRASNALSIKNLIVSNASGAVNPTLKAGDLMLIRDHVNFIFADNPLRGEKGNEKFVNMTNVYDEDYRRIIKSIAYKHNIPIKEGVYCAVMGPSFETIAELLLMERLGIDAVGMSTVPEVILARYYGMKVVGLSCITDNAFAEGEVQHEKVVQIAKECGEKISLVLSEFLEEV; encoded by the coding sequence ATGGAAGAATTAAACAAATTTTTTGAGCCTTTTAAATCAAAGTACGCACCAGATTTTGCGATAATAACAGGAACCGGTCTTGGAAGTATGCTTGAAAAAGCAGAAATTTATGAAAGAATTCCCTACAAAGAAATACCAAACTTTCCTGTTTCAACAGTTTTAGGACACGCTTCAGAACTTGTATTCGGAAAATTAGGGAAACATAATGTGATATTTTTTAACGGTAGGTTCCACTACTACGAAGGCTATTCAATGAAAGAAGTAACGATGACTGTGAGAGCATCTAATGCTCTTTCAATAAAAAATCTAATCGTTTCGAATGCGTCTGGTGCTGTTAATCCAACACTAAAAGCAGGAGATCTAATGCTTATAAGAGACCATGTAAACTTTATATTTGCAGATAACCCGTTAAGAGGAGAAAAAGGAAACGAAAAGTTTGTTAATATGACAAATGTTTATGATGAAGACTACAGAAGAATTATCAAGTCTATTGCTTACAAACATAATATCCCAATAAAAGAAGGAGTTTACTGTGCAGTGATGGGACCAAGTTTTGAAACAATAGCAGAACTATTGCTTATGGAAAGACTTGGAATTGATGCAGTCGGAATGTCAACGGTCCCAGAGGTAATACTTGCAAGATACTACGGAATGAAGGTTGTTGGACTTTCATGCATAACTGATAACGCCTTTGCAGAAGGAGAAGTTCAGCACGAGAAAGTTGTTCAAATTGCAAAGGAATGCGGTGAGAAAATCTCCCTTGTTTTGAGTGAGTTTCTTGAGGAGGTTTAA
- a CDS encoding DAK2 domain-containing protein has translation MEYLELKDLDTFFRGALQYLGEKREEVNKLNVFPVPDGDTGTNMYLTLKTAIENVDKKNPKNIRDFGKALCEGALIGGRGNSGVIVSQILKGFFEPIDNVDKIDGVLLSRALQNATKVAYQAVIKPVEGTILTIIRTMAQASIEYSNKSDLLSLLSYIIDEGKRTLKRTPEMLPVLKEAGVIDSGGQGLIYIFEGGYKALKGELTKAKEVEELITEAHMEGESLEYKFDTVLLCYFGDYPRDLIRKDLEQFGDSIVVADAEDLTKIHIHSNEPYKVIAYALDKGEIKEAHIENMQIQTDAFTKKEQEAPKKVESRFEFSIVSIAQGDGFKKLFESLGVEKVVEGGQTMNPSIQDILNAVNECSKNTVFILPNNPNVILAAQEAKKLSQDKRVEIIPTKNPAQAVPVILSFNSESTIEENLEEAKSVLERIHVVEITYSVRDTSFNGIKIKENDVIGFFDDNLIATGETPEETFIKLLQEVKDKISNAEFVSIYYGKDTNESNARELLTKLQNDFPNLEFDLVYGGQPFYYYLASIE, from the coding sequence ATGGAATATCTTGAACTTAAAGACCTCGATACATTCTTTAGAGGGGCTTTACAATATCTTGGAGAGAAAAGAGAGGAAGTAAATAAACTAAATGTCTTCCCGGTTCCTGACGGTGACACTGGAACAAATATGTATTTAACTTTAAAGACAGCAATAGAAAATGTCGATAAGAAAAATCCCAAAAATATAAGAGATTTTGGCAAAGCACTCTGCGAAGGCGCTCTAATCGGCGGTAGAGGTAATTCCGGTGTAATCGTATCACAGATTCTAAAAGGTTTTTTTGAGCCAATAGACAATGTTGATAAGATTGATGGTGTTCTTTTATCACGTGCACTTCAAAATGCAACAAAGGTTGCATACCAGGCAGTAATAAAACCAGTTGAAGGAACAATCCTTACAATTATAAGAACAATGGCTCAGGCATCAATCGAATATTCAAATAAGAGCGATTTACTTTCTCTACTTTCTTACATTATAGACGAAGGTAAAAGAACGCTAAAAAGAACACCAGAAATGCTACCTGTATTGAAAGAGGCAGGGGTTATAGACTCCGGTGGTCAGGGATTAATTTACATTTTTGAAGGCGGATACAAGGCATTAAAAGGTGAACTCACGAAGGCAAAAGAAGTGGAGGAATTAATAACCGAAGCTCATATGGAAGGCGAGTCTCTTGAATACAAGTTTGATACGGTTCTTTTGTGCTATTTTGGAGATTACCCAAGGGACTTAATAAGAAAAGACCTCGAGCAATTTGGTGATAGCATTGTAGTTGCAGATGCAGAGGATTTAACAAAGATTCATATACACTCAAATGAACCCTACAAGGTCATTGCATATGCTCTTGATAAGGGAGAGATTAAAGAAGCTCATATCGAAAACATGCAAATTCAAACAGATGCATTCACAAAGAAAGAACAAGAGGCACCTAAAAAAGTTGAAAGCAGGTTTGAATTTTCCATCGTATCAATAGCACAAGGAGATGGATTCAAGAAACTATTTGAAAGCCTCGGTGTTGAGAAGGTTGTTGAAGGTGGTCAGACAATGAACCCTTCAATTCAGGATATACTCAACGCAGTTAATGAATGCTCAAAGAACACTGTCTTTATATTACCAAATAACCCAAATGTAATCCTCGCCGCACAAGAAGCAAAGAAATTATCACAGGACAAAAGAGTTGAAATAATACCGACCAAGAACCCTGCACAGGCAGTCCCGGTTATACTTTCGTTCAACTCTGAAAGTACAATAGAGGAAAACCTTGAAGAAGCAAAATCGGTATTAGAAAGAATTCATGTTGTAGAAATAACATACTCTGTAAGAGATACAAGTTTTAACGGTATTAAGATAAAGGAAAACGATGTTATCGGGTTCTTTGACGATAATCTTATTGCAACAGGAGAAACCCCAGAAGAAACTTTCATTAAACTGCTACAGGAAGTAAAAGATAAGATTAGCAATGCGGAATTTGTTTCAATCTATTATGGAAAGGATACTAATGAGAGCAATGCAAGGGAGTTATTGACAAAATTGCAGAACGACTTTCCAAATTTGGAGTTCGACCTTGTTTATGGCGGACAACCTTTTTATTATTACTTAGCATCTATTGAATAG
- a CDS encoding Asp23/Gls24 family envelope stress response protein has translation MAKIIISENAIKKIAAYATIECYGVVGLAPKTFYDQILKVLKIEEYESGVDVDILDNNSVKITLYVVVQGGTNVLEIANTIISQVSYKVKQLTHIKDVDVDVVIKGIKGEE, from the coding sequence ATGGCTAAGATAATAATAAGCGAAAATGCAATTAAAAAGATTGCAGCATACGCAACTATAGAGTGCTATGGTGTTGTTGGTCTTGCACCTAAAACTTTCTATGACCAGATACTAAAAGTACTAAAAATTGAAGAATATGAATCCGGCGTTGATGTTGATATACTGGATAACAACAGCGTAAAAATAACTCTTTATGTAGTTGTCCAGGGTGGCACGAATGTTTTAGAAATCGCAAATACAATAATTTCCCAGGTTAGTTATAAAGTTAAACAACTTACACATATTAAAGATGTAGATGTCGATGTAGTAATAAAAGGAATTAAAGGAGAAGAATGA
- a CDS encoding 50S ribosomal protein L28, which produces MAQKCEICGKGPITGNRVSHSNRKTKRRFLPNLHKAKVMINGEIKVLRVCSDCLNKYKI; this is translated from the coding sequence ATGGCACAGAAATGCGAAATATGTGGTAAGGGCCCTATTACTGGAAATAGGGTTAGTCACTCTAACAGAAAAACAAAGAGAAGATTCTTGCCTAATCTACATAAGGCAAAAGTGATGATAAACGGAGAAATAAAAGTATTAAGAGTGTGCTCTGATTGCCTTAATAAGTACAAGATATAA
- the mtnA gene encoding S-methyl-5-thioribose-1-phosphate isomerase: MEVRSLYFDGKVLHILDQRYLPFDIIDVECTNETDVWEAINKMKIRGAPAIGVAAAYGMYLGLRDFSGDSNAFIEKAKQLKSYLDSARPTAVNLAWATKRVLDKILENKDKSVEELKEIVLKEAKLIEQEDAERNFRIGEFGSELFSEGDTIMTICNTGELATVKYGTAFAVIKRSFEKYKDIKVIALETRPYLQGARLTAFELKEANIPFKLITDNMAAFLMQKGLVSGIVTGADRIASNGDTANKVGTYMLAVLAYYHKIPFYVAAPISTIDPSIVSGKEIPIEERSPDEVTHCMGKRIAPEGVEVYNFSFDVTPHELITAIITDKGVIFPPFKKSIKKLFES, from the coding sequence ATGGAAGTTCGCTCCCTTTACTTTGACGGAAAAGTTCTCCACATCTTAGACCAAAGGTATCTCCCCTTTGATATTATTGATGTTGAGTGCACAAACGAGACCGATGTGTGGGAAGCGATAAATAAGATGAAAATAAGAGGCGCACCTGCAATTGGTGTTGCTGCCGCGTACGGTATGTACCTTGGTTTAAGAGATTTTTCGGGGGATAGCAATGCCTTTATTGAAAAAGCAAAACAGTTGAAATCTTATCTTGATAGTGCAAGACCAACGGCAGTTAACCTTGCGTGGGCGACTAAAAGAGTTCTTGATAAAATTCTCGAAAACAAGGACAAGAGTGTTGAGGAACTTAAGGAAATTGTTCTAAAAGAAGCGAAACTCATTGAACAGGAAGATGCTGAAAGAAATTTCAGAATTGGTGAATTTGGGTCGGAACTTTTTTCAGAAGGCGATACAATAATGACAATTTGTAATACTGGTGAACTTGCAACAGTAAAATACGGGACTGCCTTTGCCGTTATTAAGAGATCATTTGAAAAGTACAAAGATATTAAAGTTATTGCTCTTGAAACACGCCCTTATCTTCAAGGAGCAAGGCTTACTGCATTTGAATTAAAGGAAGCAAATATACCTTTTAAACTTATAACTGATAATATGGCCGCATTCCTTATGCAAAAAGGGCTTGTTTCTGGAATTGTTACAGGTGCTGATAGAATTGCTTCAAATGGCGACACGGCAAATAAAGTAGGGACATATATGCTTGCAGTTCTTGCATACTATCATAAGATTCCTTTTTATGTTGCAGCACCTATTTCAACAATTGACCCTTCAATAGTTAGCGGAAAAGAAATCCCCATTGAAGAAAGAAGTCCCGATGAAGTTACGCATTGTATGGGTAAAAGAATTGCACCTGAGGGTGTTGAGGTTTATAACTTTTCTTTTGATGTAACGCCACACGAACTAATAACTGCAATTATTACGGATAAGGGAGTCATCTTCCCGCCGTTTAAGAAATCTATAAAGAAACTATTCGAGTCTTAA
- a CDS encoding NAD(P)/FAD-dependent oxidoreductase — protein MENYDVIIVGGGPAGSTLAHFLGSYGINSVVLEKGVPFRDKVCAGGLPKGIFDILPESVDKNFDYVSYKTFRVFYKGEIAAETELKEPFAFGVMRSQFDEHLRKGVNVKYQEKFISFEEDKSGVFVRTDKNAYSGKILVGADGIGGLVSILSGLNKKTKIIIAEEKEIPKKDHESSLNVFLGNFALGYGWKFDKKDVTSVGAGALKRYYRKGFSNFVDKTRAPTKVYPISLWDRDENIAKGRVVLVGEAASIVDPFSAAGIYHSILSSKILAESIKESFDKGNISFTDYIEKLNNSIFDEFKYAGILSSAFYPMLPLLKRVVFKPHILEFILEAQNETGYLSYKKVFERFSKSSHLEVRIALGILKLLKIV, from the coding sequence ATGGAAAACTACGATGTTATTATTGTTGGTGGAGGTCCTGCAGGTTCAACTCTTGCCCATTTTTTGGGTAGTTATGGTATTAATTCGGTTGTTTTAGAAAAAGGAGTACCTTTTAGAGATAAAGTTTGTGCTGGTGGGCTCCCTAAAGGAATTTTTGATATTCTCCCTGAGAGTGTCGATAAAAACTTTGATTATGTTTCTTACAAGACTTTCAGGGTATTTTATAAAGGTGAAATTGCAGCAGAGACCGAATTAAAAGAACCCTTTGCCTTTGGCGTTATGCGAAGCCAATTTGATGAGCACCTTAGAAAAGGGGTAAATGTTAAGTATCAAGAGAAATTTATTTCTTTTGAGGAAGATAAGAGTGGTGTCTTTGTAAGAACTGACAAAAATGCCTATTCTGGAAAAATTCTGGTCGGTGCAGATGGTATTGGAGGGCTTGTATCTATCCTTTCGGGGCTCAATAAAAAAACCAAAATTATCATCGCGGAAGAAAAAGAAATCCCTAAAAAAGACCACGAAAGCAGTTTGAATGTTTTCCTGGGAAATTTTGCATTAGGCTACGGATGGAAATTTGACAAAAAAGATGTAACTTCAGTTGGAGCAGGTGCCCTTAAAAGGTATTATAGAAAAGGTTTTTCAAATTTTGTTGATAAGACAAGAGCACCAACAAAAGTCTATCCTATTTCTCTTTGGGATAGAGATGAGAATATTGCAAAAGGAAGAGTTGTTCTTGTTGGAGAGGCTGCATCAATTGTTGATCCATTTAGTGCAGCAGGCATTTATCATTCGATCCTTTCCTCGAAAATTCTTGCAGAATCCATTAAGGAAAGCTTTGATAAAGGAAATATTTCTTTTACTGACTATATAGAAAAACTTAATAATTCAATCTTTGATGAATTTAAATATGCAGGTATTCTTTCGAGTGCATTTTATCCAATGCTTCCTCTTTTAAAGAGAGTTGTTTTTAAACCTCATATACTTGAATTTATTTTAGAAGCGCAGAATGAAACTGGGTACTTATCTTATAAAAAAGTATTTGAAAGATTCTCAAAATCGAGTCATTTAGAGGTAAGAATTGCCTTGGGAATACTTAAGTTACTTAAAATTGTATAG